The nucleotide sequence AACAGCATCGGGCATCGAACCAGGAACGCATTACTATTACAAACTAGAAGAAAACAAGGAAAGACCAGATCCCGCATCGAAATATCAACCCAAGGGAGTGCATGGCCCTTCTGAGGTAATTGATAATAGCACTTTTGCTTGGAATGACGCTGATTGGTCGGGCGTTCCTTTAGATGAATGGATTATTTATGAATTGCACGTTGGTACTTTCACGCCTGAAGGTACATTTGAGGCAATGATTCCCCGGCTGAGTACATTACGCGATTTGGGAGTTAATGCAATTGAGATTATGCCAATTGGACAATTTCCAGGCGATCGCAACTGGGGATATGATGGCGTTTATCCCTTTGCCGTACAAGATTCCTACGGTGGCCCGGAAGGATTTAAAAAACTCGTCGATGCGTGTCACCAACACGGTATTTCAGTAATTCTCGATGTAGTTTACAACCACCTCGGCCCCGAAGGAAATTACTTTAGAGACTTTTCCCCCTACTACTTCAATGCCAGATATTTTGGCGAGTGGGGAGACGCTATGAACTTCGATCATGATTACAGCTACGGCGTGCGTAATTTCTGTTTAGAAAACGCTGTTTGTTTTTTCCAAGAATATCACATTGATGCCCTGAGATTAGATGCAATCCAGGGCATTTACGACTTGGGTGCTAAACACTTTTTGCAGGAACTAGCAGACACAATTCACCACCTTTCCCAAGAGCAAGGACGCAAACTTTACATAACAGCCGAAAGCGATTTAAACGATGTCCGAGTCATTCGACCCAAAGAAGTGGGTGGCTGCGGAATAGATGCCCAGTGGAACGACGATTTTCATCATTCAGTACACACCTTACTCACGGGTGAAGACGACAGGTATTACTCGGATTTTGGCAAGTTAGAACAACTAGAAAAATCATACCGAGAAGGGTTTGTTTATTCCGGGCAGTTTGCACCTAATAGAAAGCGACATCATGGGAGCGATTCTACACAAGAACCCGGCTATCGATTTATTGTATTTACCCAAACTCACGACCAAATAGGAAATCGTGTTTTAGCAGAAAGAATAGCTAAACTTGTTTCCCTAGAAGGATTGAAACTAGGAGCAGGTGCAGTCTTCCTCTCTGCGTTTATTCCGTTTCTGTTTATGGGTGAAGAATACGGGGAAGACGCCCCATTCTTCTACTTTATCAGTCACTCAGATAAGGAGTTGATTGAAATTATCCGCAAGAGCAAGCAAGAAGAGTTTAAAGCATTTGCAGGACGAGGTGAGGCGCCAGATCCACAGAGTCCTGACACCTTCAACAAGTGCAAACTCAAATGGGAACAGCGAAACGAAGGTAAACACAAAGTTTTGTGGGAATTTTATCAGCAGTTAATTCAGTTCCGGCGGACGCTTCCTGCTTTGAAAGAGCTAGACAAAAAACGTCTAGAGGTGTCCAGCGTTGAAGCAGATAAAATATTGTTTCTCCGTAGATGGAACGAGGGTAGCCAGATATTCAGCGTTATGAACTTCAATCAGAAAGATGTTACATTTACGGCTAATGTGCCTAGTGGCAACTGGCGAAAGATTTTAGATTCTGCTGATACTAAGTGGATGGGTTCTGGCTCCACATTGCCTGAAAGTTTGGAACCGGGTAAGGAATTGACAATCAAACCCCAGAGTTTTGCACTCTACGAAATAGCAGGATGATAAACGAAGAACCGAGGCAGCAGCCCCGATCTTCTCGTTCCCAGGCTGGAGCCTGGGAACGCCTGCCGAGAGGGCTGCTGCCTCGTTGTTTGGAGAGGCTCTGCCTCTATGAATGCATTCCCTAGCAGAGCCTGGGAACGAGAGTGAGAGCCTGGGAACGAGAGTCAAGAGCCTGGGAGCAAGAGTCAAGAGCCTGGGAACGAGAGTCAAGAGTAAGATTAAAAGATTAATTAGGAGTGAAAATTAGATCATGCGTATTCCCAAAGCAACATATAGAATTCAGTTCAATTCTGCTTTTCCCTTTGAAGCGGCGCAAAAAATTATTGCTTATCTGGCTGAATTAGGTATTTCAGATATCTATGCTTCACCTATTTTTAAAGCTAGAGCAGGAAGCACTCACGGCTATGATGTAGTTGACTCCAATCAACTTAACCCCGAACTGGGTACAGAAGAAAACTATGAAGCATTGGTAAGCGAAGTTAAGAAGCATGACATGGGATGGGTACAGGATATTGTTCCCAACCACATGGCTTACGATAGCGAAAATTTGCTATTGATGGACGTGCTAGAAAATGGCCCTAATTCCGAGTCGTTTGACTATTTCGACATTGACTGGAATCACCCTTATGAAGCTATCAGAGGGCGGGTGCTTGCCCCTATGTTGGGAAATTATTATGGTGATTGTTTAGAAAATGGCGATATTCAATTAAAGTATGACGAAAATGGGCTGAGTGTCAATTATTTTGGTCTAACACTTCCTGTAAAAATAGAATCTTACGCTCGGTTCATAACTTATAATTTGGGCAAGCTAAATAGGGCATTGGGAAGACATAATCCCGACTTTGTAAAGCTTTTGGGTATTCTTTATCTGCTTAAAAATACTTCTGATGAATCAAAAGGCAAGGAACGATACGACCAGATTGCCTTTGTCAAAGGACTGCTTTGGGAACTATACAACCAAAATCCAGAAATTAAGGAATTTATCGATAGCAATATACAGTTTTTCAATGGAGAGAAAGGCAATCCAGAGAGTTTTAATCCTCTAGATAGCTTACTTTCTGAACAGTTTTATCGGCTTTCGTTCTGGAAAGTGGGCGCTGAAGAACTTAACTACAGGAGGTTTTTTACCGTCAATGAATTGATTTCTGTCAAAGTTGAAGAAATCAAAGTTTTTCACAAAACTCACGCTTTGATCGCTCAGTTGGTTGAGTCTGGCAAGATAACTGGATTAAGAATCGATCATATTGACGGACTCTACGATCCAACACAATATCTGGAAAGACTCAGGGAGAAAACAGCAGATGTCTACCTTACAGTAGAGAAAATACTGGAACATAAAGAAGACTTGCCGGAATATTGGCCAATTGAGGGAACAAGCGGCTATGACTTTTTAAATTACGTTAACGGCGTCTTCTGTAAGAGTGAAAGCGAGGAGCCGTTGACTGAGATTTACTCGCGGTTGACAGGTTTTAAAGATTCCTACGAGCAGCTTTTTATAGAGAAGAAAAGGCTAATTGTAGAAAAGAATATGGCGGGAGATGTAGACAATCTCGCTCACTTGCTGAAAAGAGTATCGGGTTATTCAAGAGTAGGTAGCGATTTTACTCAGCATGGTCTTCAAAGAGCATTATCCGAGGTGCTGATAGTTTTCCCAGTTTATCGAACATACATAAATCAAGACGGGTTGAGGGAATCGGATCGGTTTTATGTGAAGGAAGCGATCGCTAAGGCTAAGGAGCAAGTCCCCCTGCTGTTAAAAGAGCTTAATTACATCGAAAAATTACTGTTGCTGGAAGAGGAAGAGTCTTTAAAACCAGAACAAAAAGAGTTACAGCGTCACTTCGTAATGAGGCTTCAGCAGCTAACTGGCCCGCTGACGGCAAAAGGAATTGAAGACACTCTTTTATATGTGTATAACCGCCTTTTATCGCTGAATGAAGTGGGTGGAAATCCCAGCCAATTTGGTGTTACAGTTGCAGACTTTCACGAGTTCAACAAAAAGCAACAAGAACTCTGGACTCATAAAATGAATGCAACTGCAACGCACGACACTAAGCGCGGTGAAGATGCCAGAGCAAGAATTAATGTCATTTCAGAAATTCCAGAGGAGTGGGAAAACCAGGTAAAGCTTTGGAGCGAAATTAACAACTCTAAAAAAGTCAAAGATAAGCGCCGGACTATTCCCTCAAAGAATGACGAATACTTCTTTTACCAAACCCTAATTGGTTCATTGCCATTTGCTGAAAGCGAGTATGCGGAATTTGTGGAACGGGTTAAAGACTATGTAATTAAGGCTGTACGAGAGGCGAAAGTTCACACGGCTTGGCTCAGACCTGATTCCGATTATGAAAATGGTTTTATTGCCTTTGTTGAGGACGCGCTAAAGCCTGGGGAAGATAATGAATTTATGAAGGCATTTCTGCCTTTTCAGAAGTTGGTGGCTGAATATGGAATATTCAACTCGCTGTCACAAACTCTGTTAAAGAGTACGTCTCCTGGCGTGCCTGATTTTTATCAGGGTACGGAGTTATGGGAGCTGAGTATGGTAGACCCGGATAATCGCCGTCCGGTTGACTTTGAGCAACGGTTAGGGTTTCTAAAAGATATCAAAGAAAAAGCACAGAAAGATGTGTTGAAGCTGATTGATGAATTGTTGGCATCTTCGGAAGATGGAAGAGTTAAACTTTTCCTAACAACGAAAATTCTTGAGTCGAGAAATAAGAATCTAGAAGTTTTCCAGAATGGGGATTATTTACCCCTTGAGGTGGTTGGAAAGTTTAAAGATCATATCGTTGCTTTTGCGAGAAAGTATGAGAATAAGGTAGCTATTACCGTTGCTCCACGATTGCTAACAAGCTTGGTGGGACAAGGAGAATATCCCCTTGGCGAACAGGTGTGGCATGATACTCAATTAAAGTTACCGCAGGAAATGCCTTCGGGTTGGCTAGATGCGATCGCTTCTCAAGCGATTCAAGCTAATGGAACCCTTCTGGTAGGTGAAGCTTTGAAATATTTTCCTGTTGCTTTACTAATTGGTCAAATCAATAGCTAAATATCGCGATTTGCACGCTTCAACGATGAAATTTTTGGCTCATGCTCATACATTAGCTTAATTGTGGGCAGTGCCAGGCTAATTATTAGGAAAAACTGAAATGCTTGACGAGGAAGGTATCAACGAATTTAAACAGCAGATGCTTGTTGAC is from Microcoleus sp. FACHB-831 and encodes:
- the treZ gene encoding malto-oligosyltrehalose trehalohydrolase; this translates as MRIGAYYLGNGNCEFTVWAPTLQEVAVKIVSPKEHLIPMEKDEWGYWKATASGIEPGTHYYYKLEENKERPDPASKYQPKGVHGPSEVIDNSTFAWNDADWSGVPLDEWIIYELHVGTFTPEGTFEAMIPRLSTLRDLGVNAIEIMPIGQFPGDRNWGYDGVYPFAVQDSYGGPEGFKKLVDACHQHGISVILDVVYNHLGPEGNYFRDFSPYYFNARYFGEWGDAMNFDHDYSYGVRNFCLENAVCFFQEYHIDALRLDAIQGIYDLGAKHFLQELADTIHHLSQEQGRKLYITAESDLNDVRVIRPKEVGGCGIDAQWNDDFHHSVHTLLTGEDDRYYSDFGKLEQLEKSYREGFVYSGQFAPNRKRHHGSDSTQEPGYRFIVFTQTHDQIGNRVLAERIAKLVSLEGLKLGAGAVFLSAFIPFLFMGEEYGEDAPFFYFISHSDKELIEIIRKSKQEEFKAFAGRGEAPDPQSPDTFNKCKLKWEQRNEGKHKVLWEFYQQLIQFRRTLPALKELDKKRLEVSSVEADKILFLRRWNEGSQIFSVMNFNQKDVTFTANVPSGNWRKILDSADTKWMGSGSTLPESLEPGKELTIKPQSFALYEIAG
- the treY gene encoding malto-oligosyltrehalose synthase, giving the protein MRIPKATYRIQFNSAFPFEAAQKIIAYLAELGISDIYASPIFKARAGSTHGYDVVDSNQLNPELGTEENYEALVSEVKKHDMGWVQDIVPNHMAYDSENLLLMDVLENGPNSESFDYFDIDWNHPYEAIRGRVLAPMLGNYYGDCLENGDIQLKYDENGLSVNYFGLTLPVKIESYARFITYNLGKLNRALGRHNPDFVKLLGILYLLKNTSDESKGKERYDQIAFVKGLLWELYNQNPEIKEFIDSNIQFFNGEKGNPESFNPLDSLLSEQFYRLSFWKVGAEELNYRRFFTVNELISVKVEEIKVFHKTHALIAQLVESGKITGLRIDHIDGLYDPTQYLERLREKTADVYLTVEKILEHKEDLPEYWPIEGTSGYDFLNYVNGVFCKSESEEPLTEIYSRLTGFKDSYEQLFIEKKRLIVEKNMAGDVDNLAHLLKRVSGYSRVGSDFTQHGLQRALSEVLIVFPVYRTYINQDGLRESDRFYVKEAIAKAKEQVPLLLKELNYIEKLLLLEEEESLKPEQKELQRHFVMRLQQLTGPLTAKGIEDTLLYVYNRLLSLNEVGGNPSQFGVTVADFHEFNKKQQELWTHKMNATATHDTKRGEDARARINVISEIPEEWENQVKLWSEINNSKKVKDKRRTIPSKNDEYFFYQTLIGSLPFAESEYAEFVERVKDYVIKAVREAKVHTAWLRPDSDYENGFIAFVEDALKPGEDNEFMKAFLPFQKLVAEYGIFNSLSQTLLKSTSPGVPDFYQGTELWELSMVDPDNRRPVDFEQRLGFLKDIKEKAQKDVLKLIDELLASSEDGRVKLFLTTKILESRNKNLEVFQNGDYLPLEVVGKFKDHIVAFARKYENKVAITVAPRLLTSLVGQGEYPLGEQVWHDTQLKLPQEMPSGWLDAIASQAIQANGTLLVGEALKYFPVALLIGQINS